One window of the Pseudomonas knackmussii B13 genome contains the following:
- a CDS encoding DoxX family protein produces the protein MESFFTPLLTHPVTLVVAKVVLTFVFWTAGLFGVFNFKVIVQEMIDANLPSPRLFAIATMATQLTGSALVITNFAGLGWIGAFGLTVFLLLTIPIGHPFWKFEEPKRTGEFHIALEHITVVGGLMLAGILSTLPLP, from the coding sequence ATGGAAAGCTTCTTCACGCCGCTGCTCACTCATCCCGTCACCTTGGTGGTCGCCAAGGTCGTGCTGACCTTCGTGTTCTGGACGGCAGGCCTGTTCGGTGTCTTCAACTTCAAAGTCATTGTTCAGGAGATGATCGATGCAAACTTGCCATCGCCTCGCTTATTTGCGATTGCAACAATGGCTACCCAGCTCACTGGCTCGGCGCTGGTGATCACGAATTTCGCTGGACTTGGATGGATTGGTGCTTTTGGCTTGACGGTCTTTCTTCTTCTCACAATTCCCATAGGTCATCCTTTTTGGAAGTTCGAAGAACCAAAACGCACGGGTGAGTTTCATATCGCGCTTGAGCACATCACTGTCGTGGGTGGCCT
- a CDS encoding MarR family winged helix-turn-helix transcriptional regulator has translation MNSNSSSRALTKEVQALLRHFRLEDVPSHLLRRAHFKAEEIFANAFSEEGVTPRQKATLVLLYQEPGLSQSALSERLAMDRNTVAEMVRRMSSSGLIERRPSPSDARAYQLYVAPAGIELLNRVMPRDGSVEDQLLARLPEEYRGLFVKCLRLIAEDSDRA, from the coding sequence ATGAATTCCAACTCGTCGTCTCGTGCTCTCACGAAGGAGGTTCAAGCCCTCCTTCGGCATTTCCGGCTTGAGGATGTGCCTTCCCACCTGCTACGCCGCGCACACTTCAAGGCCGAGGAGATCTTCGCCAATGCGTTTTCCGAGGAAGGGGTCACGCCACGGCAGAAGGCGACCCTGGTGTTGCTTTACCAGGAGCCAGGCCTCAGCCAGAGCGCGCTATCTGAACGCTTGGCGATGGATCGCAACACGGTGGCCGAGATGGTTCGACGGATGAGCAGCAGTGGTTTGATCGAGCGCAGACCATCACCCTCCGATGCTCGCGCCTACCAGCTCTACGTGGCACCTGCGGGAATCGAGTTGCTCAATCGAGTGATGCCACGCGATGGATCCGTTGAAGACCAGCTGCTCGCTCGCCTGCCAGAGGAGTACCGCGGCCTTTTCGTCAAGTGCCTACGCTTGATCGCCGAAGACAGTGATCGAGCCTGA
- a CDS encoding RidA family protein: MRTIKPTPQVLLRRIERSDALPPPHFRYSPAVQVGSDVYVSGLVGLDPATGGLAAETAAGQTRQIFRNIQALCAEQGWSLERVVVARVYCAGEGAADGMNEVWSEFFTQLAPPARTFTVVKSLPLGAAVEIEFQLSI, translated from the coding sequence ATGCGAACCATCAAGCCAACGCCACAGGTTCTGTTGCGGCGCATCGAACGGTCAGACGCGCTCCCGCCCCCTCACTTCCGCTATTCGCCTGCAGTCCAGGTTGGCTCGGATGTCTATGTCTCGGGGCTTGTTGGTCTGGACCCGGCTACGGGCGGCCTGGCCGCTGAAACGGCTGCGGGGCAGACCCGGCAAATCTTCAGGAATATCCAAGCCCTCTGTGCGGAACAAGGTTGGTCCCTTGAGCGCGTTGTGGTGGCGCGTGTGTACTGCGCCGGCGAAGGTGCAGCAGATGGCATGAACGAGGTGTGGAGCGAATTTTTTACTCAGCTCGCTCCACCCGCCAGAACCTTCACGGTCGTGAAGTCCCTCCCGCTGGGTGCTGCGGTGGAAATCGAGTTTCAGTTGTCAATTTGA